One genomic region from Cryptococcus neoformans var. grubii H99 chromosome 10, complete sequence encodes:
- a CDS encoding large subunit ribosomal protein L33: MAPKAKARRILVKLVSTALTGSFYTTSRVRVGEKLAKIKYDPIVKKHVLFTEAKIK; this comes from the exons ATGGCTCCCAAAGCGAAGGCTAG GCGAATTTTGGTGAAGCTTGTCTCCACCGCTCTCACTGGTTCTTTCTACACCACTTCTAGGGTTAGGGTCGGTGAGAAACTTGCCAAGATCAAGTATGACCCTATTG TGAAAAAGCATGTGCTTTTCACCGAAGCCAAGATAAAATAG